The region TTAAAAGGCTACAGAGGGTGGAGAACAAGGTTCTGTATCGATCCCCAGAATAAactaaagtgtaaaaaaaagagGACTAGGGCTCACTTTATGGCCAGTAGAGGGGATGCGATGGCCTGCGACGCAGCTGCATAGAAAGACCAACTGTAGTTTGGACAATAATACAGGTTTTAATAGGGTTTTAAGATCTGCAGTGTCTTTAAATGTGCCTGcggtgatggtggtgatggtggttgTGCATGTCTTCCATTGAGATTCTGCCCCACGCGCCGATCACAAATGTTTCAATCTCACACTCGTTTTCCCCACGAGCGATCCGGAAGTAGCCGTTTTCACCCCAGTTCTTTCCCCAGGAGTTGGCAGCAATCTGGGGGAAATAAGATCACACTAACTGTAAAATACAATAAGACTTAAAGATGACAaggttttatttactttccccTACACCTCACCAatcagggggggaaaaaaaacagctttttacaacagactttttattttaatatcgAATAATCACTTATAGTAATTAAGATactgtttttaaaatttaatcaTATTGAAAAGAAGCTTTAACTGTTTAATCGTTAAAACATATTGCCTGTGCTACAGCAGCAGGGTTTTTCAGTCAATCATTTTAAAAGGGACCTATTAcacttttccttattttctgctgctcagtttGAAACTCATTTTCTACTCTTGTGTCGAGCTGACATCAGCCTGAAACAGACATCCTTATATGATCATTTCAAGCTGGGATGAGGACTTGCAAACACTATAAGAACTCAATTTGTGGAAGCCAcgagaggggcagccaatcagaaaacagCGGCCTTTTAGAGTGGGAGGATAGAGAGTAGATTTAAAAgtagtcatttttattttaagtccatccatccatccattcgcttccgcttgtccttttcagggtcgcggggggcgctggagcctatcccagctgtcatagggcgagaggcggggtacaccctggacaggtcgccagtctgtcgcagggccaacacacagggacagacaaccattcgcactcacattcattcgcacattcacacctagtgacaatttggattatccaattaacctatccccacaagctgcatgtctttggacggtgggaggaagctggagtacccggagggaacccacgcaagcacggggagaacatgcaaactccacacagaaagaccctggcctgatgttggaattgaactcaggaccttcttgctgtgcggcaacagtgctaaccaccgtgccaccgtgctgccctattttaagtctaaaaaacaaaaataaggaacTGGAAATAAGCATAATAGGCCACCTTGAACTACTGGTAAAGAAGGTGTAAAGTGAAAACTTACCCAATATTTTCTTGATGTTCCATCAACATTTCTCTCTTCTCCCCACCTAGTGCACAGATCAGAGATGATAGTGAATTAAAGCGCATAAAAATTAAAGTATAGCTACGTCTTATTAGAGctgtaaaaataatttaagaCATGTAATGCATTACTTTGCCTCAGATGTGCTCAGTGAAAAGCAGATATGCAGggttcaaatgtttaaaaaaaacaaaaaaaaaaaaaaaaaaaaaaaaaaacaacttttcccTTGTTAACAACATCCTGAGTATTTATAGCTGGACATCATTTTGTTGCACTTTTGCATTCCAATACAAAGAAACACGGAGTTCCCCTCTTCATCGGGCGTAGGTCACAGGGAAGAGGAACAGCACCTCAGCTTCGTCAGAGCACCAACACTGCAAAAAACGAGCAGCCCACAGGGACACTGAACTTTATCTTTACCTTCTCTGGTGGCTGTGGCTTTGTTCTCAGGAAACCCTGGCAAAGGTCCATAAATTCCCACCATGCCATACACTTTGGTCTTAGCATAGCTGCTGCCAACCCCTGCAGTTTCTGCTCGTCATGATCAAAACAGACCTAAAGCCAATTCCCATCCTGTTTTTCCACACCCGGCCTTTCATTTCCAAAGAGACTCCCGGTCCGCAATCGGTTGTTATCTTTTATAAAGTAAAGGAATGCTGGGAAATACACTGGACGGCCTCAGGCCCTGCCAACTCAGTAGCCTGCCACCAAAACACTGGCAAACTGTGCCAGGCTTCATTCAGCGAGTGACTTTATTAGGCCACTACTCTCCCAAGTGGATTATAACGTCACATTGACCAGGAGCAGACACATTAAAAGCAGCTGTGTAAATACAACATCCCAGCCAGCGTCTAAAGTAGACCCTGGCTGGTGTTTGTGAGCATTGTTCACACCTGTATACAAGTGTGTGACCCCGTGTTTACTTGTGTGCATATTTATTGGTATAGAGACAGGCAGACAGAATCGGACCACTGCTGATCTCTTATCGGTCTTCCAATCAACTCACTTGCTCACTTGGGGACAATGATGGACATGCCCCTGTGCCCATGTACCCCCGCCCTTGCCCAGCGCCCCTCATCCCAGCTCTGACCTCTCCTCTCGGGCACTGATCCCCCTCTCTCTGTCCAGTGCAGTCAGGATCAGCACCCCAGACAATGCTCTTTCCGCCACAGTGGACCTCAATGCCATCTCCACAAACTTTCCCAGGCCCTGGGCTTAAATGAATACACAGCTATGGGATTTAGCCTATGTAAACATACTGAAGCCTGTGGCTGGCAGGTTTGGAGCTCAAAACAGTGCCTTTCACAGCCTCCATCCATCTCTAAACCTGCACCGCAGCTAAAGCCTCCATCCAGCCAAACCACATCCAAAGCAGTCAGAAATCACAGTAGTTGTAGAAGGAGGCTGTATCTTCATCCTCACCATCATCTCACACTGTGCATACCTCCACAGTTTACTGACAATGAAGCTGCAGAGAAGTAATTACACTCCAGAGGGTGTGGTTCTAACACGAGCGTGATAAGCAAACACGAATGCACTTGaagaaaactgagaaaactgTATAGGATTTAAATAAGCCAAGTACAGGTTGGAGGATGAGaagtgtttggggttttttttgtttgtttgtttgctttttatccTACATGTGCTTAtgcatgaaagaaaaactacagACAGTGAAAGCTTCGAATAAAGAGATTTGTGTTTTATCCTTATCAGATAAAAGCAGAGAAGTTGCTTCTGTCATAATGCAGGACTTgcatgtttgctgttttttgaCACTCAGGTAAATGTTTACCTACAGTATGACACAAACCCACACGTCATTGGATGAATTAGCTGGTAATTGGGGTTTTATTATCTCACATAAAAACTGGAGGAGCCGGGGATCGATCAGACAACGTTCCAATTACTACCCATCTCTGACAGTCAAATGTTACCAAATACCAATTACTCAGAACCACtgtcacagtttaaaaatgtaaactgaGCCAAATATATCAGTGACATATGTCAAAGGGAGCTGGATGAACTACAGcctgtaaaatatttaaaagcaaAGAGCGGTTTATTCATCTTAAAGGtcagaatatttaaaaaaaaaaaaaaaaaaaaacaaacaaaccataaAACAGTATCAGTCTGTCTGGAGTCTAAAATGATAAGAGGAATATTTTGGCTTAAATGTTAAGAGGAGTAAAAGAAAGGAAGTGGGACAGTCTGACGGCCAGATGAAGAGTGATGATGGAGACATCACAGAGCCAGAGAAACGCACGGCAGTGGGTGTGGGCAGGCAATCCAGGTGCGTCAGCCGTCTACCTGCCTGCATATTTGCGGTTGTTAAAGTGACTAGATGGGGGGGCAGGGGGGACTGTCTGGGGCAGATGAAGGAGTGGAGCCAAGGTGTGTCTCCGAGAGCAATAGTCTGGAAGGGAGGGAACGCTTATTCACAAGCAGACAGCTGGCTGTGTGCAAACACACGTGCAAGTGGAGCTTTGAATCAAACCCAGTACCAACAAGGACTCAATTAAAACCCTGATTCATCCTTATTAAACAACTTCTGAAGAGATAGGGCCACTGCTAAGCATGTAGCAACAGTTAAACCAGACACACTCGGGTTAAAGATGAAGAAAAGGTGAAAGCTTTTGTCTAAACAGGAGtcaggtaaagaaaaaaaataaaaatagaaaattaaaACCTGGTGAGTTTATTTTAAGCCCAATCAGGTCTGTATATGCATGTCTCCAAGCCACGTTGTGACAAAGCATGTTGGTTCACTAAATGGGGGCAAAAATATGAACTGTTTTGGATTGTCTCGGTATTCTGGTAACTTACCCGGTGATCCTGACTGAGTGTGTGCCATGTTTACGGTATTGCGGTGGTTTAGTGAAACTGgcatctgtgtgtttgtagaTCCCAGTCTTATAGACAAAGAAGTCCTCGTGGACCTCCATAATAGCTGCAAGAACAAACAAGCACGGAGAATTAGAAGGTGGAAATAACCTGCATGagtacacacgcacgcacgcacacacacacacacacacacacacacacacacacacacacacacacacacacacacacacacactttgattAGCCATTTCCCAAAACTATTAAGCAATTTCACCAAACAAATTCTGATTTCCCCCCTGAGTCACACACCCAAACATCAGAGCaggtttgtgtgcgtgtgtcagtgTAAGCTGCACATCTAAGCTATGTGTGACTTTGTTTTTCCAGCAGCTGTTTATGGATAGAAGAAGTTTTTAAAGCTGTATCAGCACTAGATGCAGTGTTCCCTGGTTGAGAATATAATGCAAACTTTCACTCTTATTAGAATCTcttcagcagacacacacaaaggaccacacacactcatgcagcTCTCCACGACTTTCTCAAAACTCTTCCTCCCTGGACTGTTGAACAATAAGTTGGCACACGCTcccatacacacatgcacacatcctTCGACATGTGACTCCTTTATTCAAGTGTACTTGAAGGCATTCCAGATGGGCTCCAGGCAGCTAGCCGCGCTAATATAGCAAAGTTAGATCAACCCTAGCAAGCCGCGGAGGCCGCTCATTTCTGACAGGGTGACTGGGGTCAGAGTTAAAACTCTGGTTAAAACCCATTCAGATGAAAAGGTTAAATATGACATCAGTCTAGGTCAGATACttcaagctgtgtgtgttttaattcaTGAAAAGTCACACCCACGTGGGAGCAATGTTGACAATAAAATACAAGCATATTTAAGgaagacatacacacacagaaaggcatTGCGTTACCTTGCACGGGGCCATTATCCATAATCTCCTTCATAATCTCCTTTTCCTAAGTGAGACGATAGAGAGAACGATTTATAGGCAAAGGAGAgtgagacagacagaatgatCGTTACATGTCAGTGAAACGGAGAGGATGAAAACAACCCCCTGGAAGTTAAAAGCCAGATAACAAGATTGAGTTCAGCAGGGCCCCTTGGTCTTAATGCCTGGCTTATTGACTTCACAGGCTATCAAGAGACAGGAACAACAGGCTGTAATGATTTTGAGAAGCATTAGCCGTCACTTAGCCCTGACGGATAGCTTCTGGTGAAACCACATGTTGGCTGCTGCTCAGCGGTTGTCTGATTTGCAGAAGATCCATGCAGCAGCGTGGAGACACCGCTTCGGGAGGGAGTTTGTGCAAATGTTACATGATACTAGTGCATGGATTGCAGAGAGGGCGGAGATAATGTCTCCATGAAGTCATTTAGATTCATCCACCCATATTAGCAACCAAAATAGAGATATTTTACGGTTTTTATTGTTCGATTGAAGGATGAGGGCTTATGTAACTCACTTCTGTCTCTGAGCAGAAAGTAGAAACACTAATATGAGGAGGAAATCTCATTTCGGATTAACCCGCTGGTCCTGAAATGATAGCAGACAATGAGTGTTGTCTTTAAATTGGTGTAATTCACTCACTGCGGTGTTTCTCAAAGACAGCCTTTCTAAGTCATCGTACTAGAATAGTTTATAATTTAGTTTTATACACAAAGCTAACTCCTCAGTCCTGAATCCTACCTCCTGAGATATGGAAAACAAgtgggtaaaaaacaaaacaaaaaaaaaaaaaagcacatccCACTGCCCTTCTACAATCTCAGACTCATTCCCAGGTGAGCCAGGCACACCATGGCTGATCAGTGTAGTTTTGTGAGCGAGAGTGGACGTTTTTGTGTACACTTGTGCAGCTTTCTTTCACTTACATTGGATGAGAGCCTGTAGGGCGGCGTGGACTGGTAGATGTCGTTGTGGTAGTTTTGCGTGTTGGGACATCGCTGCGTGGCTTGCCTCTTCCCCCGTCCAACCGAGCGGCTCTGCATCATGCAGCGACCCACCTCTGCCGGCGTTTGCTGCGGAGGTTGATATGGGTAACAGTCTTCTGTCACAACTCTGTCGGGAGGGATGGGAAGATGTAAGTCACCCATCATTCATTCACGAGCAGTAATAACTTTGTCTGAGATGAAGGGGGGCTTACCCCCTACGCCGAAGATACCACCAGGCTCCATCTATGCGTCCTCCGGCACAGCCTCCCTGGTTGCGTGTGTCACAGGAAATAAGATTTTGGGGAGACAGCCGAGGAGTCATGTGGCCCATAGACTGGATGGAGATTCTGTCTGATGCCACAGCTGGTGGCAACAAAGCAAACGCATAAACACGTAACTAAAATTTCATGGTGGAAGCTTCACTTCAAGAAGAAACTTGAGAACTAAAGAACTTCTATTTCCTAGAGTTCATGCACGTTTGCATGTGACACATTTTAAGGATATTTCCCTACAGTTCCCCCATTAGCCCTACAGATGTCATTTTCCCTAAGACAGCACCTGCTGTTGAGAAGGCCCAGGAAGCAGCGCAGTTGCCCTGATCCAGCGGTTCATGAATCTTCCCCGGCCACTTCTCTGCTGAATTGAAGTAGGGCGGCAGATTGTCGGTCTGAGGATCCATGTTCATCTGCAAGAGGGAAAGGAGTTTGTTCGTTCTTGCTTCAACTCCATCTTTTGCAGCAACCCACGAAGAAAACATTTATAGTTCTCAGtaaaaacagtcattattaccAACTGACAGTCCAAGATGTGTGACATGAATTTATagggaaaagaaaggaaacggTATTTAAAAACAGGCTAACATTTACGTGCAGCAGCACGGGTTGCTTGAATGTGGTGTCAGGTAGTGTAGTGCAACTGTTTGGCCACAGCAGAACACAAACTGAAGGGTGCAATTAAAATACTTGTGGGCAGCTTCGTAATACAAGCTTGGATCATGGGCAGATTACATAAGTCTACTAATCAAAggccacatttaaaaaaaaagagaggattTCTTTACAACCATTTGAACCAGAATCCATTTCTAACGTTGCAGAATAGACAGGACCCTCTGAAGCCACTCCTCTTTGTGAAACAACAAGTCTCTTTGGTTATATTAGGGTTTTATCATGATGGTAAACTTCTGTTATAGAGTGTAACTGTCTCCCTGATAGAGCGCTTTCACTCAGACGTGCTCCATCATTTAATCGCCAGCTATTGTCGGATACTCTATTCATATCTCCTGGTATTATGTGATGAACATACACTTCAGATagcttcatctctctctctctgacaaaGACTCTGGCTGCCCGCGGTGCATTCCACTGCTTAATAGTGAAGCATTCAGAGCACAGACGGCCACCTGATACATCACTAagatcagagacttcctctcagaccgtgtacagagagttagagtggggcctcatctttcctcagccctcagcctcaacaccggctctccacaaggctgtgtactgagtcccctactgtacactctgtacacacatgactgtgttagttcccacccagacaacacagtcatcaagtttgcagatgataccactgtggtggggctcatctcagggggagatgagactgcatacagagctgaagttcagaggctgtcagattggtgtgcagacaacaacctggacctcaataccaccaaaacaaaagaactggtagttgacttcagaaggaggaagtccgagctgcagcctgtcagcatcaacggggagtgcgtggaaagggtctccagtttcaagtttctgggtgtgcacatagacacagacctccaatggagctctaacacctctgcggtcttaaagaaggcccaacagcgtctccactttctgagaatcctcagaaaaatggacctgaagaaggagctgctgaccgtcttctaccgctgctccattgaaagtgtgctgacatattgcatcggtgtgtggttctccagctgcaccacagcacacagaaaggcactccagagggtcatcaacatggcccaaaaaaatcattggacatcctcttccctccctgaaggacctgtacagcactcgctgtctcaagagggcacgcagcatcctacgggactgcacacacccaggacaccgggtgtttaagctgctgcagtctggcaggaggttcaggctgctgaggtcccgaacaaatagactcaaggacagcttttacaacagggcaatagccctgatcaatgtaaatagctgacctgactggatacctccctggactttttagggggaggtaacaatgtttaaaacgataacaatatttatatttataacaaggtgcaataataattaatgtgcaataataacagtgtgcaatacacatacacttattcttcttttttatactaagttaatatactgtgttgtgttgtttgttacgttgtgatgtgtcatatcgtgtcgtgttgtgttatatgtagtgccgacgtaggacagtttttccaatttcattgtactactgtactatgtatgactgtgcaatgacaataaagagttatcttatcttatcttatcttatcttatcttatcttaaggaATGTGCTGCTGCTCAGAGATTTGGAGCTCTGGCAGGTCAAAGTGCAAAAAAAGCACCTGATCCAAAAGGCATCTAAAATGTTGCATTAAGTGCATTTGACACGAGTCTGCAGAAACAACAGGAAAGGGGAGAGACTGAGAGTTTTGTGAATGGGCTGTGATCTGATTTGTGGCACAGGCAGGGACACGCTGACGGCGGAAGGAGTAGGGGGTGTTACAAAATTTCGAGGTGGAATGAATGCACGCAGGGCAAAGTGGGGATGCGCAGACCCAAGAGGAAGTCTTGTCTTTATTCTCAAAGCCGCCACCATCCTTTCCGTCTTCTCTATGTGATGTTTTGGTTGCGTCTTATGTAATCTTTCTGgggtaaaaatgtaaacaaagacaGAGCAGGCTGAGGTCTCCAAACAGAGAGGCCGTTACATACCAGCAGGCCACCATAATTAAGTGAAGCAGGTTTTGATCAGTGCTCACTTGTTTGTAATAGGTTTCAAGCGTGCAAGAgcttgtaaaaaaagaaaagttgaaaAGTAAAGATATGagtaactttttctttttattctcacCTGTCTGTAAAACTTCCTGCTTCCACCCACATCTCTCCTCTTTATGTCATACACTCACACAAGTGGGAAACAGTTTGTGACTAATTCAGCATATGTTCCTATCGTGACTACAGAATAGAAACAATAGTTCTTTAAATTCAGCGTTGATCAAATTTCATATACTCtgattttaaaaactatttctatgtaatatttcaaatgtctgtgtttaaatacaaaaataagcaAAAGCAGATGTATACAATACCAATGATTTCTGTTGAATATTATTTCCCATGAATGTAAATCTCTATGTTACTTTTTTCCTGCTATTCATGAGTGAAGAAAGACATGATGGTCCAGCCAACCGGTAATCCAACG is a window of Maylandia zebra isolate NMK-2024a linkage group LG22, Mzebra_GT3a, whole genome shotgun sequence DNA encoding:
- the tinagl1 gene encoding tubulointerstitial nephritis antigen-like; protein product: MKLILLTVTVLLLVVGEGTADRILSRRTKRELASPLHVGGIRDPFGSYCQRRGGCCPGRDDLCTVPYLDTICYCDLFCNRTVSDCCPDFWGHCLGVQPPFIGTCERNGNTFLTGQTYKENCNLCTCGTSGRWECEQNACLIEPDIIQAVNRGNYGWRAANHSELYGMTLNEGIRYRLGTQRPSRTVMNMNEIQMNMDPQTDNLPPYFNSAEKWPGKIHEPLDQGNCAASWAFSTAAVASDRISIQSMGHMTPRLSPQNLISCDTRNQGGCAGGRIDGAWWYLRRRGVVTEDCYPYQPPQQTPAEVGRCMMQSRSVGRGKRQATQRCPNTQNYHNDIYQSTPPYRLSSNEKEIMKEIMDNGPVQAIMEVHEDFFVYKTGIYKHTDASFTKPPQYRKHGTHSVRITGWGEERNVDGTSRKYWIAANSWGKNWGENGYFRIARGENECEIETFVIGAWGRISMEDMHNHHHHHHRRHI